The genomic DNA CACGGCCCCGAATTCGGTCGATATCCGGATCACGATCAGCGGATGGCAAATCCCTCGTAACCGCCGCGCGGGGTGTCCCAGATCTCAGTGACTCCGTCCACGCGGCCGGGTGTGTCGTCGGACCGCAGCCACTCCAGCAGACGGTGGCAATTCTCACGTTGTCCTTCGGCGACCACCTGCACCCGACCGTCGTCGAGATTGAGGGCGAATCCGGTGAGACCCCCGATCTCCAA from Streptomyces sp. NBC_01707 includes the following:
- a CDS encoding acylphosphatase, which codes for MNEDVRLTAWVRGRVQQVGFRWFTRANALEIGGLTGFALNLDDGRVQVVAEGQRENCHRLLEWLRSDDTPGRVDGVTEIWDTPRGGYEGFAIR